A window of the Linepithema humile isolate Giens D197 chromosome 4, Lhum_UNIL_v1.0, whole genome shotgun sequence genome harbors these coding sequences:
- the Tsf3 gene encoding transferrin isoform X2, producing the protein MDLRNMSCWFIFILYTSCWIVFADELGYKYVTIDDKLKVCLVETARSSKKILLLCPKMLTSAVECVIETDRFGCIRRLMNDDADFTILEPEELVAIRNYDIYNFLITNELRLFQNAMRFEVVAIGHKNLHHAYDVKGKRLCHPGFETVGDWTKSFSTYFENLIARKQCEPNMSLLENRIQVLSNLFEMACIAGPWSSDTTIDYYLKTKYRNLCAACENPASCYNTDKYYGRQGAVLCLVDGVGDVGWVRLDDARIHFKVENVDTQDYRFLCSDGTTKPLNFDEPCVWISKPWPAIVARAFAAKTVARIMNLNNMTAWGTNLLELLEDYYVTSVNVEELQPPFDHLQQFPNFLSANIRTECSRDVKWCVKSLLEMRKCEWMKMAASAYGIQPNILCYQYADTGNKSCLESVQSGQTHISVILPEELLEARKKNLEPIAHMMTNTRQGLSRVAAIVRLSSSFKTLRDLKGFKAVFTGYRSVGWNAFTSVMRNESQENWDCSDTQAISNFFANSCVLGLENKDKNVLPSNLHSLCVKDGEASDDATAFHYLTSGIVDVAFVDLNVVENITKPGDFLHQKVDLKNLNSKPKYRVLSQTLAEAIKGTPYVLAWTALGSIVMQKNVTEVRHRDIYSMLVEMDKLFGKHFNGETPAFSLYAPYEGNLGVIFPDGTRYIELHGHQTVQGRNYDEVVEDIINQSACNAAHAWLTHFPLVLCIVVVFLYRSLDC; encoded by the exons ATGGATCTTCGAAATATGTCTTGTTGGTTCATCTTCATACTTTATACGTCTTGTTGGATCGTTTTTGCAGATGAATTAGGTTACAAATATGTCACTATTGATGATAAAT tgAAGGTCTGCTTAGTCGAAACCGCACGTTcttcgaaaaaaattcttttactcTGTCCAAAGATGCTGACAAGTGCAGTAGAATGTGTTATCGAAACTGACAG gtTTGGCTGTATACGTCGATTAATGAATGACGACGCTGATTTCACTATATTAGAACCAGAAGAACTTGTAGCGATAAGGAACTATGACATCTACAATTTCCTAATCACGAATGAATTAAGACTCTTTCAAAATG CGATGCGTTTTGAAGTGGTTGCAATAGGGCATAAAAATTTGCACCATGCATATGACGTTAAAGGCAAGCGGTTGTGTCATCCCGGTTTCGAGACTGTCGGAGATTGGACAAAATCTTTTTCAACG tattttgaaaatttaatagctCGCAAACAATGTGAGCCAAATATGTCGCTGCTGGAGAACAGGATACAAGTTTTATCCAACCTCTTTGAAATGGCCTGCATTGCAGGTCCATGGTCATCGGATACTAcgattgattattatttga AAACAAAATACAGGAATCTCTGTGCTGCGTGCGAAAACCCAGCCAGCTGTTACAACACCGACAAGTATTACGGGCGACAGGGTGCTGTACTCTGTCTCGTCGATGGCGTAGGCGACGTTGGCTGGGTCAGACTGGATGACGCTCGCATACATTTCAAG GTCGAGAATGTTGACACGCAAGATTACAGATTTCTGTGTTCAGACGGTACTACGAAACCGCTTAATTTTGATGAACCGTGCGTCTGGATTTCAAAACCGTGGCCAGCAATCGTAGCTCGAGC CTTTGCAGCCAAGACAGTTGCCCGCATAATGAACTTAAATAACATGACAGCGTGGGGGACGAATCTGTTGGAGTTGTTGGAAGATTATTATGTCACTTCGGTCAATGTGGAAGAGCTGCAACCACCCTTCGATCATTTACAACAAT TTCCAAATTTTCTAAGCGCTAACATACGAACGGAATGCTCGAGAGACGTGAAATGGTGCGTGAAATCTCTTCTCGAAATGCGTAAGTGCGAATGGATGAAAATGGCTGCTTCTGCTTACGGCATCCAGCCGAACATCTTATGCTACCAGTATGCAGATACTGGTAACAAATCGTGTTTGGAATCTGTGCAGAGCGGACAAACGCACATATCCGTAATACTGCCTGAAGAGCTTCTTGAAGCTAGAAA AAAAAATCTAGAGCCTATCGCTCATATGATGACGAACACGAGACAGGGATTGAGCAGAGTCGCAGCGATTGTCAGATTGAGTTCCTCATTCAAAACGCTGCGTGATCTCAAAGGCTTTAAAGCGGTCTTCACAGGCTACAGGAGCGTCG GTTGGAATGCTTTCACGTCAGTGATGAGGAACGAATCGCAAGAAAATTGGGACTGTTCTGATACGCAAGCCATCTCGAACTTTTTCGCAAACAGCTGCGTCCTTGGTCTggaaaacaaagataaaaatgtgcTTCCGAGCAATTTACACTCCTTGTGCGTAAAAG ATGGAGAAGCGAGCGATGATGCAACTGCCTTCCACTACTTAACTTCCGGTATCGTCGATGTCGCCTTCGTCGATCTGAATGtcgtagaaaatattacaaaacctG GTGATTTTCTTCATCAGAAAGTTGACCTTAAGAACTTGAACTCTAAACCGAAATATAGAGTATTGAGTCAGACTCTGGCGGAAGCTATAAAAGGAACTCCATATGTGCTCGCTTGGACGGCTCTTGGCTCG ATAGTAATGCAAAAGAATGTGACGGAGGTAAGACATCGGGATATCTATTCGATGCTAGTCGAAATGGACAAGCTGTTTGGAAAACATTTCAACGGAGAGACACCTGCATTTTCGTTATACGCACCTTACGAAGGCAATCTCGGTGTTATATTTCCC GATGGAACACGATACATAGAGTTACACGGTCATCAGACAGTACAAGGGCGCAATTATGATGAAGTCGTGGAAGATATCATAAACCAAAGTGCTTGCAATGCGGCGCATGCATGGCTCACACATTTCCCACTAGTCCTGTGTATAGTTGTCGTTTTTCTATATCGATCATTGGATTGCTAA
- the Tsf3 gene encoding transferrin isoform X1, giving the protein MDLRNMSCWFIFILYTSCWIVFADELGYKYVTIDDKLKVCLVETARSSKKILLLCPKMLTSAVECVIETDRFGCIRRLMNDDADFTILEPEELVAIRNYDIYNFLITNELRLFQNEAMRFEVVAIGHKNLHHAYDVKGKRLCHPGFETVGDWTKSFSTYFENLIARKQCEPNMSLLENRIQVLSNLFEMACIAGPWSSDTTIDYYLKTKYRNLCAACENPASCYNTDKYYGRQGAVLCLVDGVGDVGWVRLDDARIHFKVENVDTQDYRFLCSDGTTKPLNFDEPCVWISKPWPAIVARAFAAKTVARIMNLNNMTAWGTNLLELLEDYYVTSVNVEELQPPFDHLQQFPNFLSANIRTECSRDVKWCVKSLLEMRKCEWMKMAASAYGIQPNILCYQYADTGNKSCLESVQSGQTHISVILPEELLEARKKNLEPIAHMMTNTRQGLSRVAAIVRLSSSFKTLRDLKGFKAVFTGYRSVGWNAFTSVMRNESQENWDCSDTQAISNFFANSCVLGLENKDKNVLPSNLHSLCVKDGEASDDATAFHYLTSGIVDVAFVDLNVVENITKPGDFLHQKVDLKNLNSKPKYRVLSQTLAEAIKGTPYVLAWTALGSIVMQKNVTEVRHRDIYSMLVEMDKLFGKHFNGETPAFSLYAPYEGNLGVIFPDGTRYIELHGHQTVQGRNYDEVVEDIINQSACNAAHAWLTHFPLVLCIVVVFLYRSLDC; this is encoded by the exons ATGGATCTTCGAAATATGTCTTGTTGGTTCATCTTCATACTTTATACGTCTTGTTGGATCGTTTTTGCAGATGAATTAGGTTACAAATATGTCACTATTGATGATAAAT tgAAGGTCTGCTTAGTCGAAACCGCACGTTcttcgaaaaaaattcttttactcTGTCCAAAGATGCTGACAAGTGCAGTAGAATGTGTTATCGAAACTGACAG gtTTGGCTGTATACGTCGATTAATGAATGACGACGCTGATTTCACTATATTAGAACCAGAAGAACTTGTAGCGATAAGGAACTATGACATCTACAATTTCCTAATCACGAATGAATTAAGACTCTTTCAAAATG AAGCGATGCGTTTTGAAGTGGTTGCAATAGGGCATAAAAATTTGCACCATGCATATGACGTTAAAGGCAAGCGGTTGTGTCATCCCGGTTTCGAGACTGTCGGAGATTGGACAAAATCTTTTTCAACG tattttgaaaatttaatagctCGCAAACAATGTGAGCCAAATATGTCGCTGCTGGAGAACAGGATACAAGTTTTATCCAACCTCTTTGAAATGGCCTGCATTGCAGGTCCATGGTCATCGGATACTAcgattgattattatttga AAACAAAATACAGGAATCTCTGTGCTGCGTGCGAAAACCCAGCCAGCTGTTACAACACCGACAAGTATTACGGGCGACAGGGTGCTGTACTCTGTCTCGTCGATGGCGTAGGCGACGTTGGCTGGGTCAGACTGGATGACGCTCGCATACATTTCAAG GTCGAGAATGTTGACACGCAAGATTACAGATTTCTGTGTTCAGACGGTACTACGAAACCGCTTAATTTTGATGAACCGTGCGTCTGGATTTCAAAACCGTGGCCAGCAATCGTAGCTCGAGC CTTTGCAGCCAAGACAGTTGCCCGCATAATGAACTTAAATAACATGACAGCGTGGGGGACGAATCTGTTGGAGTTGTTGGAAGATTATTATGTCACTTCGGTCAATGTGGAAGAGCTGCAACCACCCTTCGATCATTTACAACAAT TTCCAAATTTTCTAAGCGCTAACATACGAACGGAATGCTCGAGAGACGTGAAATGGTGCGTGAAATCTCTTCTCGAAATGCGTAAGTGCGAATGGATGAAAATGGCTGCTTCTGCTTACGGCATCCAGCCGAACATCTTATGCTACCAGTATGCAGATACTGGTAACAAATCGTGTTTGGAATCTGTGCAGAGCGGACAAACGCACATATCCGTAATACTGCCTGAAGAGCTTCTTGAAGCTAGAAA AAAAAATCTAGAGCCTATCGCTCATATGATGACGAACACGAGACAGGGATTGAGCAGAGTCGCAGCGATTGTCAGATTGAGTTCCTCATTCAAAACGCTGCGTGATCTCAAAGGCTTTAAAGCGGTCTTCACAGGCTACAGGAGCGTCG GTTGGAATGCTTTCACGTCAGTGATGAGGAACGAATCGCAAGAAAATTGGGACTGTTCTGATACGCAAGCCATCTCGAACTTTTTCGCAAACAGCTGCGTCCTTGGTCTggaaaacaaagataaaaatgtgcTTCCGAGCAATTTACACTCCTTGTGCGTAAAAG ATGGAGAAGCGAGCGATGATGCAACTGCCTTCCACTACTTAACTTCCGGTATCGTCGATGTCGCCTTCGTCGATCTGAATGtcgtagaaaatattacaaaacctG GTGATTTTCTTCATCAGAAAGTTGACCTTAAGAACTTGAACTCTAAACCGAAATATAGAGTATTGAGTCAGACTCTGGCGGAAGCTATAAAAGGAACTCCATATGTGCTCGCTTGGACGGCTCTTGGCTCG ATAGTAATGCAAAAGAATGTGACGGAGGTAAGACATCGGGATATCTATTCGATGCTAGTCGAAATGGACAAGCTGTTTGGAAAACATTTCAACGGAGAGACACCTGCATTTTCGTTATACGCACCTTACGAAGGCAATCTCGGTGTTATATTTCCC GATGGAACACGATACATAGAGTTACACGGTCATCAGACAGTACAAGGGCGCAATTATGATGAAGTCGTGGAAGATATCATAAACCAAAGTGCTTGCAATGCGGCGCATGCATGGCTCACACATTTCCCACTAGTCCTGTGTATAGTTGTCGTTTTTCTATATCGATCATTGGATTGCTAA